From Domibacillus sp. DTU_2020_1001157_1_SI_ALB_TIR_016, a single genomic window includes:
- the yhfH gene encoding protein YhfH, translating into MMPLEFYRNIPGKECCQCGAQITEQHESYHTECERCLSKVEE; encoded by the coding sequence ATGATGCCGTTAGAATTTTACCGTAATATCCCAGGGAAAGAGTGCTGCCAGTGCGGGGCACAGATAACAGAGCAGCATGAGTCGTACCATACGGAATGTGAACGCTGTTTAAGTAAAGTAGAAGAGTAA
- a CDS encoding YfbR-like 5'-deoxynucleotidase: protein MGVHTYFKTLSDLEHLYRLPGKFKFQTHNVAAHSFKVTKIAQFLGTVEEMKGATVDWRSLYEKALNHDYAELFTGDIKTPVKYATTELKELFSQVEEKMARRFIEAEFPPEFHEAYFRRLKEGKDSTLEGRILSVADKVDLLYEAYGEILKRNPDPLFFEIYEEALNTILKFQDLHCVQYFIDHIMPDMLAEKFMPHSELRDLTERIINRS from the coding sequence ATGGGGGTACATACATACTTTAAAACACTGTCAGATCTTGAGCATTTATACCGCCTGCCGGGGAAGTTTAAATTTCAAACCCATAATGTGGCGGCTCATTCATTCAAGGTTACAAAAATTGCTCAATTTTTAGGCACAGTCGAGGAAATGAAAGGCGCAACAGTGGACTGGCGGTCTTTATATGAAAAAGCACTCAACCATGATTATGCAGAGTTGTTTACCGGAGATATTAAAACGCCGGTAAAGTATGCGACAACAGAATTAAAAGAGCTGTTTTCGCAGGTAGAAGAAAAAATGGCACGCCGCTTTATTGAAGCGGAATTTCCGCCGGAGTTCCACGAAGCCTATTTTAGGCGTTTAAAAGAAGGGAAAGACAGCACGCTTGAAGGACGCATTTTGTCAGTAGCCGATAAAGTGGATTTGCTGTATGAAGCGTATGGAGAAATTTTAAAACGAAATCCAGACCCGCTTTTCTTTGAAATTTACGAAGAAGCGCTCAACACGATTTTAAAATTTCAAGATCTTCATTGTGTGCAGTATTTTATCGACCATATCATGCCGGATATGCTGGCTGAGAAATTTATGCCGCACAGTGAGCTTCGGGATTTAACAGAGCGCATTATTAACCGGTCATAA
- a CDS encoding CsbA family protein has protein sequence MVDKLILAMFMPALLVLLFSRVTYNQFLGVILTVALIAASAYKGYTHTWELIVMDAFSITAGLWLSNRMMKGLKVKLN, from the coding sequence ATGGTGGATAAGCTGATTCTGGCAATGTTTATGCCGGCTTTGCTTGTTTTACTGTTTTCACGCGTAACATACAACCAGTTTCTTGGCGTTATTTTGACAGTCGCACTGATTGCCGCATCTGCCTATAAAGGATATACCCATACGTGGGAATTGATCGTAATGGACGCTTTTTCTATTACAGCCGGCCTTTGGCTGTCCAACCGAATGATGAAAGGGCTGAAGGTAAAGCTGAATTGA
- the uvrB gene encoding excinuclease ABC subunit UvrB, producing MAHEFKLVSKYKPEGDQPAAIVELVEGIRSGKKHQTLLGATGTGKTFTVSNVIQEVKKPTLVIAHNKTLAGQLYSEFKEFFPNNAVEYFVSYYDYYQPEAYVPQTDTFIEKDASINDEIDKLRHSATSALFERDDVIVIASVSCIYGLGSPEEYKEMVISLRTGMEVPRNDLLRRLVDIQYERNDIDFKRGTFRVRGDVVEIFPASRDERCIRVEFFGDEIDRIREVDALTGEIMGDREHAAIFPASHFVTREEKMNIAIGNIEQELEERLAELRAEEKLLEAQRLEQRTRYDLEMMREMGFCSGIENYSRHLTLRPPGSTPYTLLDYFPDDFLMVIDESHVTLPQVRGMYNGDQARKQVLVDHGFRLPSAKDNRPLTFSEFEEHINQIVYVSATPGPYELEQTPEMTQQIIRPTGLLDPTIDVRPIEGQIDDLLGEINERIEKDERVLITTLTKKMSEDLTDYLKEIGIKVQYLHSEIKTLERIEIIRDLRLGKYDVLVGINLLREGLDIPEVSLVAILDADKEGFLRSERSLIQTIGRAARNAEGRVIMYADKMTDSMTKAIEETKRRREIQEAYNEKHGITPMTIQKDIRDVIRATQAAEETETYASKNTGRKISKQERQKLIASLEAEMKEAAKALDFERAAELRDALFELKSE from the coding sequence TTGGCGCATGAATTTAAATTAGTTTCTAAATATAAACCAGAGGGCGACCAGCCGGCAGCCATTGTAGAACTTGTCGAAGGCATTCGCAGCGGCAAAAAACACCAAACGCTGCTTGGCGCGACAGGTACAGGGAAAACATTTACTGTCTCAAATGTGATTCAGGAAGTGAAAAAGCCCACGCTTGTCATCGCCCATAACAAAACGCTTGCTGGCCAGCTTTACAGTGAGTTTAAAGAATTTTTCCCAAACAACGCAGTGGAATACTTCGTCAGTTACTACGATTATTATCAGCCGGAGGCGTACGTCCCGCAAACGGATACATTTATTGAAAAAGATGCCAGTATTAACGATGAAATTGATAAGCTGCGCCACTCGGCAACGTCGGCCCTATTTGAACGCGATGATGTCATTGTTATCGCGTCTGTGTCGTGCATTTACGGCCTCGGTTCACCGGAAGAATACAAAGAAATGGTGATCTCGCTCCGCACAGGCATGGAGGTGCCGAGAAATGATTTGCTTAGGCGCCTTGTTGACATTCAATATGAACGAAATGACATTGATTTTAAGCGCGGAACGTTCCGGGTTCGTGGAGATGTAGTAGAAATTTTCCCGGCTTCAAGAGACGAGCGGTGTATTCGTGTTGAATTTTTTGGAGATGAAATTGACCGCATTCGCGAAGTGGATGCTTTGACCGGAGAAATTATGGGTGACCGCGAGCATGCCGCTATTTTCCCGGCCAGCCACTTCGTTACGCGGGAAGAAAAAATGAACATTGCCATCGGGAACATTGAGCAGGAGCTGGAAGAGCGCCTGGCAGAGCTTCGGGCAGAGGAAAAGCTTTTAGAAGCGCAGCGTTTAGAACAGCGGACCCGCTATGATCTGGAAATGATGCGCGAAATGGGCTTTTGCTCAGGAATTGAAAACTATTCGCGCCATTTAACACTTCGTCCGCCGGGTTCAACTCCTTATACATTATTGGATTATTTTCCAGATGACTTTTTAATGGTCATTGATGAGTCCCATGTTACGCTGCCGCAGGTGCGCGGCATGTACAATGGCGACCAGGCGCGCAAGCAGGTGCTTGTTGACCATGGGTTCCGCCTTCCATCCGCGAAGGATAACCGGCCTCTTACTTTTTCGGAATTTGAAGAGCACATTAACCAGATTGTGTACGTATCGGCAACACCAGGCCCATATGAGCTTGAGCAAACGCCAGAAATGACACAGCAGATTATTCGCCCGACTGGCCTGCTTGACCCAACCATTGACGTCCGGCCGATCGAAGGGCAGATTGACGATCTGCTCGGCGAAATCAATGAACGGATCGAAAAAGACGAGCGCGTACTGATCACAACATTAACAAAGAAAATGTCGGAAGACTTAACGGATTACTTGAAAGAAATCGGCATTAAAGTGCAGTATTTGCATTCGGAAATTAAAACACTTGAGCGAATTGAAATTATCCGCGATTTGCGCCTCGGCAAGTATGATGTTCTCGTCGGAATCAACTTGCTTCGGGAAGGACTAGATATCCCGGAAGTATCGCTAGTGGCTATTCTCGATGCAGATAAAGAAGGGTTCCTTCGCTCCGAACGGTCGCTTATTCAAACCATTGGCCGGGCTGCGCGTAATGCCGAAGGAAGAGTCATTATGTATGCTGATAAAATGACAGATTCCATGACAAAAGCGATCGAAGAAACAAAACGCCGCCGTGAAATTCAAGAAGCGTACAATGAGAAGCACGGCATTACGCCAATGACCATTCAAAAAGATATCCGCGATGTGATACGTGCCACACAAGCAGCGGAGGAAACCGAAACATACGCTTCAAAGAATACCGGCCGAAAAATTTCAAAGCAGGAAAGACAAAAACTTATTGCGAGCTTAGAAGCGGAAATGAAAGAAGCAGCGAAAGCACTCGATTTCGAGCGTGCTGCCGAGCTTCGTGACGCATTGTTTGAATTAAAATCAGAATAG
- the uvrA gene encoding excinuclease ABC subunit UvrA: MAIDHISVKGARAHNLKNIDITIPRDQLVVLTGLSGSGKSSLAFDTIYAEGQRRYVESLSAYARQFLGQMDKPDVDSIEGLSPAISIDQKTTSRNPRSTVGTVTEIYDYLRLLYARVGRPICPIHGIEITSQTIGQMVDRVMELEERTKIQVLAPIVSGRKGTHAKVFEDIKRQGYVRVRVNGDMRDLEEEIELEKNKKHSIEVIIDRIVVKEGVEARLADSMETALRLGEGNVIVDVIGKEEMLFSEHHACPHCGFSVGELEPRMFSFNSPFGACPSCDGLGMKKKVDADLVVPDKDLSLNENAIAPWEPISSQYYPQLLKAVCTHYKIDMDTAWKDLPDEHKDKLLNGSGKDRIRFRYENDFGQIRDNHIVFEGVLSNVERRYKETSSDYIREQMEKYMGESKCPTCKGQRLKKESLAVKINDLTISDTTAFSIQEAADFFKNIELTEKEMQIARLVLREICERLGFLIDVGLDYLTLSRAAGTLSGGEAQRIRLATQIGSRLTGVLYILDEPSIGLHQRDNDRLIRTMQNMRDIGNTLIVVEHDEDTMIAADYLIDIGPGAGVHGGSVIAAGTPEEVMKNEKSLTGQYLSGDKYIPLPEERRKPDGRWVEVIGAKENNLKNVKAKFPLGVFTAVTGVSGSGKSTLINEILYKALAQKLNRAKARPGAHKEVKGIDQLDKVIDIDQSPIGRTPRSNPATYTGVFDDIRDVFAQTNEAKVRGYKKGRFSFNVKGGRCEACRGDGIIKIEMHFLPDVYVPCEVCHGKRYNRETLEVKYKGQSISDVLEMTVEDALEFFENIPKISRKLQTIADVGLGYITLGQPATTLSGGEAQRVKLASELHRRSTGRSFYILDEPTTGLHTDDIARLLQVLQRLVDNGDTVLVIEHNLDVIKAADYLVDLGPEGGDKGGTIVASGTPEDIAATKESHTGHYLKKILERDRERMAVKAE; this comes from the coding sequence ATGGCCATTGATCATATATCTGTAAAAGGGGCACGTGCCCATAATCTAAAAAATATTGATATAACCATTCCACGTGACCAGCTGGTCGTATTAACCGGCTTGTCCGGATCAGGAAAATCATCGCTTGCCTTTGATACCATTTATGCGGAAGGACAGCGGCGTTATGTAGAATCACTGTCTGCCTACGCCCGCCAGTTTTTAGGGCAGATGGATAAACCGGATGTCGACTCTATCGAGGGATTATCACCGGCGATTTCCATCGATCAGAAAACAACGAGCCGCAATCCGCGTTCGACCGTAGGAACCGTAACAGAAATTTATGATTACCTGCGTCTTTTATATGCACGGGTTGGGCGGCCTATCTGTCCGATCCATGGTATTGAAATTACTTCCCAGACGATCGGCCAGATGGTCGACCGGGTTATGGAGCTGGAGGAACGAACTAAAATTCAAGTGCTCGCCCCGATTGTCTCCGGCCGTAAAGGCACGCATGCGAAAGTATTTGAAGACATAAAACGACAAGGGTATGTCCGCGTGCGTGTAAATGGAGACATGCGTGATTTAGAAGAAGAGATTGAACTGGAAAAAAACAAAAAGCATTCCATTGAAGTTATTATTGACCGGATCGTCGTAAAAGAAGGTGTAGAAGCGCGTCTGGCAGATTCGATGGAAACGGCTCTCCGCCTTGGTGAAGGAAATGTCATCGTCGATGTGATCGGTAAAGAAGAAATGCTGTTTAGTGAGCACCATGCCTGCCCGCATTGCGGGTTTTCGGTTGGGGAACTGGAACCACGTATGTTTTCATTTAACAGCCCATTCGGCGCCTGCCCATCCTGTGACGGTCTTGGCATGAAGAAAAAAGTAGATGCAGATTTAGTGGTTCCTGATAAAGACCTGTCTTTAAACGAGAATGCGATTGCTCCATGGGAACCGATCAGCTCTCAATATTATCCGCAGCTTTTAAAAGCGGTTTGTACGCATTATAAGATTGATATGGATACAGCGTGGAAAGACCTTCCAGACGAGCATAAGGATAAACTTTTGAATGGTTCTGGAAAGGACCGCATCCGTTTTCGGTATGAAAATGACTTCGGGCAAATCCGGGACAATCATATCGTGTTTGAAGGTGTACTCAGCAATGTAGAGCGCCGCTATAAAGAAACAAGCTCGGATTATATCCGGGAACAAATGGAAAAGTATATGGGTGAATCGAAGTGCCCGACTTGTAAAGGGCAGCGGCTGAAAAAAGAAAGCCTGGCCGTTAAAATTAACGACTTAACTATTTCTGATACGACTGCTTTTTCCATTCAGGAAGCAGCTGACTTTTTCAAAAATATTGAGCTGACTGAAAAGGAAATGCAAATCGCCCGCCTTGTGCTGCGGGAAATTTGCGAACGGCTTGGATTTTTAATTGATGTCGGCCTTGATTATTTAACATTAAGCCGTGCAGCCGGCACACTTTCCGGTGGAGAAGCGCAGCGGATTCGGCTCGCCACTCAAATTGGCTCACGCCTGACCGGTGTACTGTACATTTTAGACGAACCTTCTATCGGTCTTCATCAGCGTGATAATGACCGCTTGATTCGCACCATGCAGAATATGCGTGATATTGGCAACACCCTTATTGTCGTTGAGCATGACGAAGACACTATGATTGCAGCCGACTATTTGATCGATATCGGTCCGGGCGCAGGTGTTCACGGTGGTTCGGTTATTGCGGCGGGCACACCGGAAGAAGTAATGAAAAATGAAAAATCACTCACCGGCCAGTATTTGTCGGGCGACAAATACATCCCTCTTCCGGAAGAGCGGCGTAAGCCGGATGGCCGCTGGGTTGAAGTCATTGGTGCGAAAGAAAACAATTTAAAAAATGTAAAAGCGAAATTCCCGCTCGGCGTATTTACAGCTGTAACAGGTGTATCGGGTTCTGGAAAAAGTACGCTCATTAACGAGATCCTTTATAAAGCACTGGCGCAAAAGCTGAACCGGGCAAAAGCTCGTCCAGGCGCCCACAAAGAAGTGAAAGGAATCGATCAGCTCGATAAAGTCATTGATATTGACCAGTCGCCGATCGGCCGCACGCCGCGCTCCAACCCGGCCACTTATACGGGTGTTTTTGATGACATTCGGGATGTGTTCGCACAGACAAACGAAGCGAAGGTACGCGGTTACAAAAAAGGCCGTTTCAGCTTTAACGTAAAAGGCGGCCGCTGTGAAGCGTGCCGGGGAGACGGCATCATTAAAATTGAAATGCATTTTCTGCCGGACGTATACGTACCGTGTGAAGTATGTCATGGCAAACGGTATAACCGAGAAACGCTTGAAGTAAAATACAAAGGCCAAAGCATCTCAGATGTGCTTGAAATGACCGTTGAAGATGCGCTTGAGTTCTTTGAAAACATTCCGAAAATCAGCCGGAAGCTTCAAACCATTGCAGATGTCGGCCTCGGCTATATTACGCTTGGACAGCCGGCCACTACCTTGTCCGGCGGGGAAGCGCAGCGTGTTAAATTGGCATCCGAGCTGCACCGCCGCTCGACCGGCCGCTCGTTTTATATTTTGGATGAGCCGACCACCGGCCTGCATACCGATGATATTGCCCGGCTTCTTCAAGTGCTGCAGCGCCTCGTTGATAATGGTGATACGGTGCTGGTCATTGAGCACAACCTTGATGTGATTAAGGCGGCCGATTATCTTGTTGACCTTGGCCCTGAAGGAGGCGATAAAGGCGGAACGATCGTAGCATCCGGCACGCCTGAAGACATCGCCGCGACGAAAGAATCACATACAGGTCACTATTTGAAGAAAATTTTAGAGCGTGATCGTGAGCGTATGGCTGTCAAAGCAGAATAA
- a CDS encoding DUF4097 domain-containing protein — MSEEKLRILKMVESGVISADEAVKLIEALEKGSAISSEKETRSSAEKEEESSKGFNLGGLFEELEKFGQKMAGQRPTTETVTQSKDKLFEFMQSAVKRLKDVEMPFVGKGTEFTHVFHEQNVTPRRLKLETANGSVTVRPWDGEGVKAECHVKVFGVSTEEEAKQSFLKNSIFYAREDKLSLSVGLKLMKTDITLFIPSKELDDVSVKLFNGAFDMRDVEAEKLEVRSGNGKIELKNSHIAVIEAETGNGPIRLIDCEGERAELNTFNGAIHMVGTYRFADLQTFNGNLLYDAKRDQAEAVRAESMTGNIELYVPQDLAVKGEIRTTAGRLTLPETGMGHVSEKDERIQKSLKFESENVMGDRQLMIDAETKTGSITLRMSSLRQTPSPGSDEDSFGDGI, encoded by the coding sequence ATGAGCGAAGAAAAACTGCGCATATTAAAAATGGTTGAATCCGGAGTGATTTCAGCGGATGAAGCAGTCAAATTGATTGAAGCCTTAGAGAAGGGCAGCGCCATCTCAAGCGAGAAAGAAACGCGTTCTTCTGCAGAAAAAGAGGAAGAGAGCTCGAAAGGCTTCAACCTGGGCGGCCTTTTTGAAGAACTAGAGAAGTTCGGTCAAAAAATGGCCGGCCAGCGCCCGACAACCGAAACCGTTACTCAGTCAAAAGACAAGTTATTCGAGTTTATGCAGTCAGCTGTTAAACGGTTGAAAGATGTAGAAATGCCGTTTGTCGGAAAAGGAACTGAATTTACACATGTTTTTCATGAGCAAAATGTAACGCCGCGCCGTTTAAAGCTTGAGACAGCGAATGGATCCGTTACAGTCCGTCCATGGGATGGCGAAGGTGTAAAAGCGGAATGCCATGTGAAAGTATTTGGCGTTTCTACAGAAGAAGAAGCAAAACAGTCCTTTTTGAAAAACAGCATTTTTTATGCCCGCGAAGATAAACTGTCTCTTTCAGTCGGCTTAAAGCTGATGAAAACAGATATTACGCTTTTTATTCCTTCAAAGGAACTGGATGATGTTTCGGTAAAACTATTTAACGGTGCATTTGATATGAGGGATGTAGAAGCAGAGAAGCTTGAGGTCCGTTCCGGAAACGGGAAAATAGAATTGAAAAACAGCCATATTGCGGTGATCGAAGCAGAAACAGGGAACGGTCCGATCCGCCTGATTGACTGTGAAGGGGAACGGGCAGAGCTTAATACGTTTAACGGTGCGATTCATATGGTCGGAACCTATCGGTTTGCCGATTTGCAGACGTTTAATGGCAATCTGCTATACGATGCGAAAAGAGATCAGGCCGAGGCGGTCCGCGCTGAATCCATGACGGGAAATATTGAACTTTATGTACCACAGGATCTTGCTGTAAAAGGAGAGATTCGCACAACTGCAGGCCGGCTGACGCTGCCGGAAACTGGAATGGGCCATGTTTCAGAAAAAGATGAGCGCATCCAAAAATCATTGAAGTTTGAAAGTGAAAACGTGATGGGTGACCGTCAGCTCATGATTGATGCGGAAACGAAAACAGGCTCGATTACACTGCGGATGTCTTCATTGCGCCAGACACCGTCGCCAGGCTCGGACGAGGATTCGTTTGGGGATGGCATTTAA
- a CDS encoding phage holin family protein: MGWIAGVLINAILFVALAGYFPGLHVDSFLYAVIASLVLSVLNLIVRPVLVILTLPITMISLGLFLFVINAITLLMTDSIMGYAFEIESFGLALVIAIIMALVNMILQSTILRRK; this comes from the coding sequence ATGGGCTGGATAGCAGGCGTGCTTATTAATGCCATTTTGTTTGTTGCATTGGCAGGCTATTTTCCAGGGCTGCATGTGGATAGTTTCCTCTATGCAGTTATTGCCAGCCTGGTATTATCCGTGTTAAATCTTATTGTCCGGCCAGTGCTTGTGATCTTAACATTGCCGATCACGATGATTTCACTTGGGTTGTTTTTATTTGTCATTAACGCTATTACGCTTCTGATGACAGACAGCATTATGGGCTACGCATTTGAAATTGAAAGTTTCGGGCTCGCGCTTGTGATCGCCATCATTATGGCTTTGGTCAATATGATTTTGCAATCGACCATTTTAAGAAGAAAATAA
- a CDS encoding N-acetylmuramoyl-L-alanine amidase codes for MKIAIDAGHGPATRGKRSPDGMKEFEFNRATALFLRDELPADTLLVHDDQIDLSLRERVQRANQAGADLYVSIHANAFGTGWTEPNGIETYVCTSRPPESMAIAQAVQRELVLATGRRDRGVKTADFYVLRKTIMPAILIEAGFMTHKTEASLLQRTDYRKTCARAIASAIRLTCM; via the coding sequence GTGAAAATCGCCATTGATGCAGGGCATGGCCCGGCAACCCGAGGCAAACGATCGCCTGACGGAATGAAAGAATTCGAGTTTAATAGGGCAACCGCCTTGTTTCTCCGTGATGAGCTGCCAGCGGACACGTTGTTGGTTCATGATGATCAGATCGATCTTTCTCTCAGAGAACGGGTGCAGCGGGCAAATCAGGCTGGTGCTGATTTATACGTATCGATTCACGCAAACGCTTTTGGCACGGGCTGGACAGAACCAAATGGCATTGAAACCTACGTTTGTACGTCCCGGCCGCCCGAGTCCATGGCTATAGCACAAGCCGTACAGCGGGAGCTTGTTTTGGCAACAGGGCGGCGTGACCGCGGAGTAAAGACGGCTGATTTTTATGTACTGCGAAAAACCATAATGCCCGCTATTTTAATTGAAGCCGGATTTATGACCCATAAAACGGAAGCGTCCCTGCTGCAGAGGACGGATTACCGAAAAACGTGCGCAAGAGCGATTGCGTCAGCGATTCGGCTGACCTGTATGTAG
- the hprK gene encoding HPr(Ser) kinase/phosphatase translates to MPKVRAVDLLEKFDLELVSGEEGLHRPIKLSDLSRPGLEIAGFFDYYPAERVQLIGMTELSFFQRLNPEEKKDRMDKLCDYETPAIIVSRNLSVPVELIEASEAYSVPVMRSKMTTTKFASQLTNYLESMLAPTTAIHGVLVDIYGIGVLITGQSGVGKSETALELVKRGHRLVADDCVEIRQEDIGRLVGNSPELIEHLLEIRGLGIINVMTLFGAGAVRSHKIITLNVNLELWDPDKQYDRLGIEEDKLPILDSEITKITLPVRPGRNLAVIIEVAAMNFRLKRMGVNAAQEFTDKLAGAINDAGIDDKQ, encoded by the coding sequence ATGCCAAAAGTGCGTGCAGTTGATCTTTTGGAGAAATTCGATTTAGAGCTTGTTAGTGGTGAAGAAGGACTTCATCGCCCTATTAAATTAAGTGACTTATCACGTCCGGGTCTTGAGATAGCAGGATTTTTTGATTATTATCCGGCAGAACGTGTACAGCTGATCGGTATGACCGAGCTGTCTTTTTTTCAGCGGCTTAACCCTGAAGAAAAAAAAGACCGGATGGATAAACTTTGTGACTATGAAACACCTGCTATTATCGTTTCGCGCAATTTAAGTGTACCTGTTGAACTCATTGAAGCATCAGAGGCTTATTCAGTGCCGGTTATGCGTTCGAAAATGACCACGACTAAATTTGCAAGCCAGTTGACCAATTACCTGGAGTCCATGCTTGCACCAACAACAGCTATTCATGGCGTTCTTGTTGATATTTATGGAATCGGCGTATTGATTACCGGACAAAGCGGCGTCGGGAAAAGTGAGACAGCGCTTGAGCTTGTAAAGCGCGGCCATCGACTTGTGGCAGATGACTGTGTAGAGATCCGCCAGGAAGACATCGGGCGTCTGGTGGGCAATTCACCAGAATTGATTGAGCATTTGCTGGAAATTCGCGGGCTGGGCATTATTAACGTTATGACACTTTTCGGGGCAGGAGCCGTTCGTTCACATAAAATTATTACATTGAACGTAAACCTTGAGCTGTGGGACCCGGACAAACAATATGATCGTCTTGGCATTGAAGAAGATAAACTTCCTATTTTGGATTCGGAGATTACAAAGATTACCCTGCCGGTCCGCCCTGGACGAAACCTGGCTGTTATCATTGAAGTGGCAGCCATGAACTTCCGCTTAAAACGGATGGGTGTGAACGCAGCCCAGGAATTCACAGATAAACTGGCCGGTGCAATTAATGATGCTGGAATCGATGATAAGCAGTAA
- the lgt gene encoding prolipoprotein diacylglyceryl transferase, which yields MEYPLNPIALELGNFQVHWYGIIIGIGIALGFYLASKEANRLGLPEDTFSDLLIWAIPIALISARAYYVLFEWSYYSQHPEAIIQIWNGGIAIHGALIGSVITAIVFTRKRRLSFWKLADIAAPSIILGQAIGRWGNFMNQEAHGGEVTRSFLENLHLPDFIVNQMYIDGAYYHPTFLYESVWNILGFVLLLVLRRVNPKRGELFLFYVIWYSVGRFFIEGMRTDSLMLPGEFLRIAQVLSLSLIVIAAALLVYRRVRYTLPRYADQTNEGKMAS from the coding sequence TTGGAGTATCCGTTAAATCCAATTGCCTTGGAACTGGGCAATTTTCAAGTACACTGGTATGGCATTATTATCGGAATCGGTATCGCCCTCGGTTTTTATTTAGCTTCAAAAGAAGCAAACAGGCTTGGCCTGCCCGAGGATACGTTTTCTGATTTGCTGATTTGGGCTATTCCAATCGCGCTTATTTCAGCACGCGCTTACTATGTTCTGTTTGAATGGTCTTACTATTCACAGCATCCCGAAGCCATTATTCAAATTTGGAACGGCGGTATCGCCATTCACGGGGCATTGATTGGATCGGTTATTACCGCGATTGTATTTACAAGAAAGCGCCGCCTTTCTTTTTGGAAACTGGCGGATATTGCGGCGCCTTCTATTATTTTGGGGCAGGCGATCGGCCGCTGGGGAAACTTTATGAACCAGGAAGCACACGGCGGAGAAGTCACACGCTCATTTTTAGAGAATCTTCATTTGCCAGACTTTATTGTCAATCAAATGTATATTGACGGTGCTTATTACCATCCTACTTTCTTATACGAATCCGTTTGGAATATCCTCGGATTTGTACTTTTGCTTGTCTTGCGCAGAGTAAACCCGAAACGCGGCGAGCTGTTCCTATTTTATGTAATTTGGTATTCGGTCGGCCGCTTCTTTATTGAAGGAATGCGTACAGACAGTTTAATGCTGCCGGGTGAATTTTTACGGATTGCCCAAGTGCTGTCCTTGTCCTTGATCGTGATCGCAGCGGCTCTTCTTGTATACCGCCGCGTAAGATATACGCTGCCGCGTTATGCAGATCAAACGAATGAAGGGAAGATGGCATCGTGA
- a CDS encoding nucleoside recognition domain-containing protein: MTTWKLGKVIFPITLIVTILQFTPVLPWIIHLISPLMGIFGLSGDAAIPLVIGNALNLYAGIGAILSLELTVKEVFILAMMLSFSHNLFIESTVAVKVGVKMWIILAVRIGLAITAGIVINLVWQGGGEIAQYGMVPEAAVQPDTWGAIVLLGLQRAVFGVLQLAVIVIPLMVIIQIAKDLKWLDAFSKAVAPVTRFLGMRENTSMTLASGLLIGLAMGSAVMIQAVEEDGVSKRDVTLAFIFLVACHAVIEDTLIFIPLGIPVWPLFLIRVTTAVVLTIAVARLWKQPGRATRKEAVHI; this comes from the coding sequence ATGACAACGTGGAAGCTGGGAAAAGTGATTTTTCCAATTACGCTCATTGTCACCATTTTGCAATTTACGCCTGTGCTGCCATGGATCATCCATTTAATCAGCCCTCTGATGGGGATTTTTGGTTTATCTGGAGATGCAGCGATTCCGCTCGTGATTGGGAATGCGCTCAATTTGTATGCGGGGATTGGCGCGATTTTATCGCTGGAATTGACTGTGAAAGAAGTGTTTATTCTTGCGATGATGCTGTCATTCTCCCATAATTTATTTATCGAATCGACCGTTGCTGTTAAAGTTGGCGTGAAAATGTGGATCATCCTAGCGGTTCGTATCGGGCTTGCGATAACAGCCGGTATCGTCATCAACCTCGTCTGGCAGGGCGGCGGAGAGATTGCTCAATACGGCATGGTTCCTGAGGCGGCTGTTCAGCCGGACACATGGGGAGCTATTGTGCTGCTGGGCCTGCAAAGGGCCGTTTTTGGCGTTTTGCAGCTGGCTGTGATTGTCATTCCGCTTATGGTCATCATTCAAATTGCCAAAGATTTAAAATGGCTTGACGCATTTTCTAAAGCTGTCGCTCCTGTCACACGGTTTCTTGGCATGCGGGAAAACACATCAATGACGCTGGCATCCGGCCTGCTTATCGGCCTGGCAATGGGGTCAGCAGTCATGATACAGGCGGTCGAAGAAGATGGGGTCAGTAAGCGTGATGTAACGCTGGCTTTTATTTTTCTCGTCGCCTGCCACGCGGTGATTGAAGATACACTTATATTTATTCCACTCGGTATTCCAGTTTGGCCGCTTTTCCTTATTCGTGTAACCACAGCTGTTGTGTTAACGATTGCTGTCGCACGTCTTTGGAAGCAGCCGGGACGGGCAACAAGAAAGGAAGCTGTTCATATATGA